Proteins from a genomic interval of Longimicrobium sp.:
- a CDS encoding glycoside hydrolase family 15 protein, whose product LFVADEGDIAARLWSSVPLAAEDGDAVAEFRLQPGRSATFVLEAGDLAADSPAGQPHYAAESFKRTVNFWRRWVGKSTYTGRWRDEVHRSALVLKLLAAKPFGSLVAAPTFSLPELVGGSRNWDYRYTWIRDAAFTLYSLIRLGMTEETGAFINWISRLDHDFDADIGPLQPLYRIDGSPDVEELTLDEWEGYRGSRPVRVGNGAGRQMQLDVYGALMDSVYLYDKYGEPVSHDFWMRLTGLVDWVCENWRRPDSGIWEVRAEEREYLNSRVLCWVAVDRAIRLAQRRSLPAPLVRWLEVRDEIYKSVFTEMWSDRKQAFVQHAGGEELDASALLLPLLRFISPTDPRWKSTMEAVTRELVEDSLVRRYRINDGATDGFAEGEGTFTICSFWYAECLSRGGDLQQARFVFEKVLGYANHLGLFAEQIGPSGEQLGNFPQAFTHLALISAAYDLDRRLDAAGWRA is encoded by the coding sequence CGCTCTTCGTCGCCGACGAGGGCGACATCGCGGCGCGGCTCTGGTCGTCCGTCCCCCTCGCGGCCGAGGACGGCGACGCCGTGGCGGAGTTCCGGCTGCAGCCGGGCAGGTCCGCCACCTTCGTGCTCGAGGCGGGCGACCTGGCGGCCGATTCGCCGGCGGGGCAGCCGCACTACGCCGCGGAAAGCTTCAAGCGCACCGTCAACTTCTGGCGGCGGTGGGTGGGAAAGAGCACCTACACCGGCCGCTGGCGCGACGAGGTGCACCGCTCGGCGCTGGTGCTGAAGCTGCTGGCCGCGAAACCGTTCGGCTCGCTGGTCGCCGCGCCGACGTTCTCGCTTCCCGAGCTCGTGGGTGGCTCGCGCAACTGGGACTACCGCTACACATGGATCCGCGACGCCGCGTTCACGCTGTACTCGCTCATCCGCCTGGGGATGACCGAGGAGACCGGCGCGTTCATCAACTGGATCTCGCGGCTGGACCACGACTTCGACGCCGACATCGGCCCGCTGCAGCCGCTCTACCGCATCGACGGCTCGCCGGACGTGGAGGAGCTCACGCTGGACGAGTGGGAGGGCTACCGCGGCTCCAGGCCCGTGCGCGTGGGGAACGGGGCCGGGCGGCAGATGCAGCTGGACGTGTACGGCGCGCTGATGGACTCGGTGTACCTGTACGACAAGTACGGCGAGCCCGTCTCGCACGACTTCTGGATGCGGCTGACCGGCCTGGTGGACTGGGTGTGCGAAAACTGGCGCCGGCCCGACAGCGGGATCTGGGAGGTGCGCGCGGAGGAGCGCGAGTACCTGAACTCGCGCGTGCTCTGCTGGGTGGCGGTGGACCGGGCCATCCGGCTGGCGCAGCGCCGCAGCCTTCCCGCGCCGCTGGTGCGCTGGCTGGAGGTGCGCGACGAGATCTACAAGAGCGTGTTCACGGAGATGTGGAGCGACCGCAAGCAGGCCTTCGTGCAGCACGCGGGCGGCGAGGAGCTGGACGCGTCGGCGCTGCTGCTGCCGCTGCTGCGCTTCATCAGCCCCACCGACCCGCGCTGGAAGAGCACCATGGAGGCCGTCACCCGCGAGCTGGTGGAGGACTCGCTGGTGCGCCGCTACCGCATCAACGACGGCGCCACCGACGGCTTCGCGGAGGGCGAGGGCACCTTCACCATCTGCTCGTTCTGGTACGCCGAGTGCCTGTCGCGCGGTGGCGACCTGCAGCAGGCGCGCTTCGTGTTCGAGAAGGTGCTGGGCTACGCCAACCACCTGGGGCTGTTCGCCGAGCAGATCGGCCCCAGCGGCGAGCAGCTGGGCAACTTCCCGCAGGCGTTCACGCACCTGGCCCTGATCAGCGCCGCCTACGACCTGGACCGGCGGCTGGACGCGGCGGGGTGGAGGGCGTGA